The Alkalibacter saccharofermentans DSM 14828 genome includes a window with the following:
- a CDS encoding pyruvate, water dikinase regulatory protein, producing MLENKRGIIYVISDSLGETGELVAKAGKIQFNTSISDIKRFPFVLEKEQIDEILYEAKEDNSIVVYTLVVPEMKEYMRNKCDEYGIPAIDVIGPVIDALRLMTKKEPLYEAGLNRRLDADYFKKVEAIEFAVKYDDGKDSRGIKKADVILLGISRTSKTPLSMYLAHKNVKVANIPLVPEVDPPKELFEPIKGKIIGLTNDPDKLNHIRIERLKALGLDYTANYANMERILNELDYAEKLFHKLRCPVINVSTKAIEETASIVLSIIREGEQL from the coding sequence AGGAATTATATACGTGATATCCGATTCTCTTGGAGAAACGGGAGAGTTGGTAGCCAAAGCTGGAAAAATACAGTTCAATACCAGCATCAGTGACATAAAAAGATTTCCATTTGTTTTGGAAAAGGAACAGATCGACGAAATTCTCTACGAAGCAAAAGAGGATAATTCCATAGTAGTATATACTTTGGTAGTTCCTGAAATGAAAGAATATATGAGAAACAAGTGCGATGAGTACGGAATTCCGGCTATAGATGTAATCGGGCCGGTGATCGATGCCCTTCGCTTAATGACAAAAAAAGAACCGCTCTATGAAGCGGGCCTGAACAGAAGACTGGATGCCGACTATTTTAAAAAAGTAGAAGCCATAGAATTTGCAGTCAAATATGACGACGGCAAGGATTCTAGAGGGATAAAAAAAGCAGATGTCATATTGCTTGGCATTTCCAGAACTTCAAAGACGCCTCTTAGCATGTATTTGGCGCACAAAAACGTAAAAGTTGCAAATATACCATTGGTTCCGGAAGTGGATCCTCCCAAGGAATTGTTTGAACCCATAAAGGGCAAAATAATAGGCTTGACCAACGATCCGGATAAGCTAAATCACATACGTATAGAAAGATTAAAAGCTCTGGGGCTTGATTATACTGCTAACTACGCCAATATGGAACGAATTTTAAATGAACTTGATTATGCTGAGAAACTTTTTCATAAATTGCGGTGTCCGGTAATCAATGTATCCACTAAGGCAATAGAGGAGACCGCCAGCATAGTATTATCTATCATTCGTGAGGGGGAGCAATTATGA